A region from the Halogeometricum sp. S3BR5-2 genome encodes:
- a CDS encoding aryl-sulfate sulfotransferase, which yields MKSITDLPLGRVRRGTGLITVGCVLLATTLLVSATLAPAIGAGSDGERTPETLVGSQGGGPGWHKFGSVYHLNGTNVTWRESSADSYFDVTKTENGTILAGFMDSGYQKCGPYDAPCTRTGFRVIDPSPEPRVVSEYSFPVRSSSNSEVHDVERLESGEYLLTDMEYERIFTVKDGEVTWQWNASEFYDAPTDPTTTDWLHINDVDVIGEGRYLVSVRNANQLLVVQRGEGVTNIINKDTDDSNDGSCRKSGQLADYDGDGEVRCGDPTVLDHQHNPQWLGNGAVLVADSDNDRVVELHRTENGVWEPAWTLSGAGGIPFNWPRDADRLPNGNTLITDTLNRRLVEVNESGEIVWSVETDRIPYEADRLPVGELVGGPHYNSDGTTTETPSDDVPVLSLMLVGIRAVVPSTPFWFRELQLGLTILSATLVIVGGIDRYRD from the coding sequence ATGAAATCGATAACAGACCTGCCTCTCGGTCGAGTTCGTCGCGGAACAGGACTAATCACTGTCGGCTGTGTGCTCTTGGCGACGACGTTGCTCGTCAGCGCGACACTCGCTCCTGCGATCGGAGCCGGCTCCGACGGGGAACGAACCCCAGAAACGCTCGTCGGCTCGCAGGGTGGTGGACCAGGGTGGCACAAGTTCGGGAGCGTCTACCATCTCAACGGAACGAACGTCACGTGGCGCGAATCGAGCGCAGACAGCTACTTCGATGTAACGAAGACTGAGAACGGCACTATCCTCGCGGGGTTCATGGATTCCGGCTATCAAAAGTGCGGCCCGTACGACGCACCGTGTACTCGCACGGGGTTCCGTGTCATCGACCCAAGCCCCGAACCGCGCGTCGTGTCAGAGTACAGTTTCCCAGTACGGTCGAGTTCGAACAGCGAAGTTCACGACGTCGAACGACTCGAATCGGGGGAATATCTACTGACGGATATGGAGTACGAGCGCATCTTCACCGTTAAGGATGGCGAGGTGACGTGGCAGTGGAACGCGAGTGAATTCTACGACGCGCCTACCGACCCAACGACGACTGACTGGCTTCATATCAACGACGTCGACGTCATCGGAGAAGGTCGGTATCTCGTGTCCGTCCGCAACGCAAACCAGCTACTTGTCGTTCAACGCGGCGAGGGCGTCACTAACATCATTAACAAGGACACAGACGATTCGAACGATGGAAGCTGTCGGAAATCGGGTCAACTCGCGGATTACGACGGCGACGGCGAGGTTCGGTGCGGTGACCCGACCGTTCTCGATCACCAGCACAATCCGCAGTGGCTCGGAAACGGAGCGGTACTCGTCGCCGACAGCGACAACGACCGCGTGGTCGAACTCCACCGCACCGAGAACGGTGTGTGGGAACCGGCGTGGACGCTTTCGGGTGCAGGCGGTATTCCGTTTAATTGGCCCCGGGACGCCGACCGACTCCCGAACGGAAACACGCTGATCACGGATACGTTGAACCGGCGTCTCGTCGAGGTGAACGAATCGGGTGAGATCGTCTGGAGCGTCGAGACAGACCGGATTCCGTACGAGGCTGATCGGCTTCCGGTCGGCGAACTAGTCGGTGGACCTCACTACAATTCGGATGGGACGACAACAGAAACTCCGTCCGATGACGTCCCCGTCCTATCTCTCATGCTCGTGGGTATCCGGGCTGTCGTCCCATCCACGCCATTCTGGTTCCGAGAGCTACAGCTCGGTCTGACCATCCTCTCGGCGACCCTCGTCATTGTCGGAGGAATCGACCGATATCGCGACTAG
- a CDS encoding cation diffusion facilitator family transporter yields the protein MSGHDHDEMNALESASGGSTRTLAIVAVINFLGFVVELAGGILFGSVALISDAIHMLFDMLAYAMAFSASYTAERYGGGQTWSYGLHRLEPAAAFLNGILLVPMIGYILWESYQRFLDPVSIDPTMTLIIATGGLLVNLGSVYVLQGGEMSLNERGAFYHLLGDAGGSIAVIVSTAAIAVFKVPIADPIAAVLIAVLVLWSAGKVLWESTSILLQRSPLDTNRLRDELLSIDGIERVDDLHVWQVCSQLTVATVRLGDDVETLEDQQTVRQQAHEQLTEAGVDHATVELLGAADVEAKSTNRTSHGHEG from the coding sequence ATGTCTGGACACGACCACGACGAGATGAACGCTCTTGAATCCGCCTCAGGAGGGAGTACGAGAACGCTCGCAATCGTCGCAGTCATCAACTTCTTGGGATTCGTCGTCGAGTTAGCCGGGGGAATCCTGTTCGGGTCGGTAGCGCTGATAAGCGACGCGATACACATGCTGTTCGACATGCTCGCGTACGCGATGGCGTTCAGCGCGAGTTACACCGCAGAGCGGTACGGTGGCGGACAGACGTGGTCGTATGGATTACACCGCCTCGAACCCGCCGCTGCGTTTTTGAACGGTATACTGCTCGTTCCGATGATCGGCTATATTCTCTGGGAGTCGTACCAGCGGTTCCTCGATCCAGTGAGCATCGACCCGACGATGACACTGATTATCGCGACCGGGGGGTTACTCGTTAACCTCGGGTCCGTTTACGTGTTACAGGGCGGTGAGATGAGTCTCAACGAACGAGGGGCGTTTTACCACCTTCTCGGTGATGCGGGCGGATCTATCGCGGTGATCGTTTCAACGGCTGCGATCGCGGTCTTCAAGGTGCCCATCGCAGATCCAATTGCGGCGGTACTCATCGCCGTGTTGGTGCTCTGGTCCGCCGGAAAGGTGCTGTGGGAGAGCACCTCGATACTGCTACAGCGCAGTCCGCTCGACACGAACCGACTTCGGGATGAACTGCTGTCCATCGACGGCATCGAACGGGTCGATGACCTCCACGTCTGGCAGGTGTGCAGCCAGCTGACCGTCGCGACCGTTCGTCTCGGAGACGACGTCGAAACGCTCGAAGACCAGCAGACGGTCCGCCAACAGGCACACGAACAGCTCACCGAGGCCGGTGTGGATCACGCGACTGTCGAACTCCTCGGGGCGGCTGATGTCGAGGCTAAGTCGACGAACCGCACGAGCCACGGGCACGAGGGATGA
- a CDS encoding winged helix-turn-helix transcriptional regulator produces MEDRTPRVPTLRSCSVGEDRPIPRGNETRSPASTSTLFREFEILIPSLIVDFRISENPGIHFNELRRRLELANGQVQYHVRKLKRAGEIDEESYFGRTHYYAPDFDPETRKTVAVLRRETARDILSVLLENGPSRPTELIEALGIARSTLDYHVNRLIDCELVEKRRGIGNHVTVAVDDRSTAIELLELVRPSFPDRMVDRFTRLFDGVLYGHGNDEGES; encoded by the coding sequence GTGGAAGACAGGACCCCCAGAGTCCCCACTTTGAGAAGTTGCTCGGTAGGCGAAGACAGACCCATCCCAAGAGGAAATGAAACCAGAAGTCCGGCCAGTACTAGCACCTTGTTTCGTGAGTTCGAAATTCTGATTCCCAGCCTGATCGTCGATTTCAGAATTAGTGAGAATCCCGGCATTCACTTCAACGAACTCCGGAGGCGCCTGGAACTCGCCAACGGCCAAGTACAGTACCACGTCCGCAAACTGAAGCGGGCGGGAGAGATCGACGAGGAGTCGTACTTCGGACGAACGCACTACTACGCTCCCGATTTCGACCCCGAGACGAGGAAGACCGTTGCCGTGCTTCGGCGGGAGACGGCACGGGATATTTTGTCCGTTCTCCTCGAGAACGGTCCGAGTCGACCGACCGAACTCATTGAAGCCCTCGGTATCGCGCGAAGCACCCTGGATTACCACGTCAATCGCCTGATCGACTGCGAACTCGTCGAGAAGCGTCGCGGCATCGGTAACCACGTGACGGTCGCCGTCGACGACCGGTCGACCGCGATCGAACTGCTCGAACTCGTTCGGCCGTCGTTCCCCGATCGAATGGTTGACCGGTTCACGAGACTGTTCGACGGTGTGTTGTACGGGCACGGAAACGACGAGGGTGAGTCGTAA
- a CDS encoding DUF7521 family protein — MNEIVTAIVLVRSGILLLVSGITYLAFKTYRRTGERTLRALGLGFGVITVGTLTTSSANQFFSAPLEIGILVNSIFVAVGFAIITYSLYTQR, encoded by the coding sequence ATGAACGAAATCGTGACCGCCATCGTCCTTGTGCGGTCGGGGATTTTGCTCCTCGTCAGTGGAATTACCTATCTCGCGTTTAAGACGTACCGTCGAACTGGAGAGCGCACTCTGCGTGCGCTTGGGCTCGGCTTTGGCGTGATCACCGTCGGCACACTTACCACGAGTAGTGCCAATCAATTCTTCTCGGCCCCCCTCGAAATCGGGATACTCGTGAACAGCATTTTTGTCGCTGTTGGCTTCGCAATTATCACGTATTCGCTGTACACTCAACGATGA
- a CDS encoding arylsulfotransferase family protein — protein sequence MDRKRLLRLFFAFVLGVSSLGLVYGYAAGATNNTFENHLSNQGIDNPNEKIVPPRDNITVIATDSNSWRGEASGGSRARAELVGFNPNGSVLYYNDSHTRYWDVDPVAGTESTVEYMFADHLDSSACPSSADLSQRRVNESTWTEYESARSTDACTRNGYERVNLTTGEVTRIWSETTPGKEATRYHDADRLNDTHFVVADIYLDRVFVVNTTSNQTEWVWNASSSFSRETGGPFPEDWTHINDVEVLDDGRFMVSARNQDRVVFINQNGLNHEWTLGEEDNYNILYEQHNPDYIPSERGGPSVLVADSENNRVVEYQRTNESWRQSWVWRDARMQWPRDADRLPNGHTLVTDSNGNRVFEVDESGEVVWSVNIAFPYEAERLGTGDESSDGPSAARANLDSNTGDLSDRFVIAIKQYIPGKYLNGLMYITPVWMGILEVLEVAMILGTGLLWVGTEFVWWRQDR from the coding sequence ATGGATCGAAAGCGGTTGCTTCGGCTCTTCTTTGCCTTCGTTCTCGGGGTTTCAAGTCTCGGTCTCGTGTACGGATACGCTGCGGGAGCGACGAACAATACGTTCGAGAACCATCTCTCGAATCAGGGAATCGACAATCCCAACGAGAAAATCGTTCCGCCTCGTGACAACATCACCGTCATCGCGACCGATTCGAACTCGTGGCGGGGTGAGGCGAGCGGCGGTTCTCGCGCTCGAGCGGAACTCGTCGGATTCAATCCGAACGGGAGCGTCCTCTACTACAACGATTCGCACACTCGCTACTGGGACGTTGACCCGGTCGCCGGGACGGAATCGACCGTTGAGTACATGTTCGCGGATCATCTTGACTCGTCAGCGTGTCCGAGTAGTGCAGACCTTTCCCAGCGCCGGGTTAACGAGAGCACGTGGACAGAGTACGAAAGCGCTCGATCGACGGACGCTTGCACGCGGAACGGCTACGAGCGGGTCAATCTGACGACCGGGGAGGTGACCCGAATCTGGAGCGAGACCACACCCGGGAAGGAGGCGACACGCTATCACGACGCCGACCGACTCAATGACACACACTTCGTCGTCGCCGATATCTACCTCGACCGCGTGTTCGTCGTGAACACGACATCCAACCAAACTGAGTGGGTATGGAACGCCAGTTCCTCGTTCTCTCGGGAAACTGGCGGACCTTTCCCCGAAGATTGGACCCACATCAACGACGTTGAGGTCCTTGACGACGGTCGATTCATGGTAAGTGCCCGAAACCAGGACAGAGTCGTTTTCATCAACCAAAATGGTCTTAACCACGAGTGGACACTCGGTGAAGAGGATAATTACAACATCCTCTACGAGCAGCACAACCCCGATTATATTCCGTCCGAACGCGGCGGGCCATCCGTACTCGTCGCGGATTCCGAAAACAACCGCGTCGTCGAGTACCAACGAACGAACGAGAGCTGGCGACAGTCGTGGGTTTGGAGGGATGCGCGGATGCAGTGGCCTCGTGACGCTGACCGGCTTCCGAACGGTCACACGCTCGTCACGGACTCAAACGGAAATCGCGTATTCGAGGTGGACGAGTCGGGAGAAGTCGTTTGGAGCGTCAACATCGCGTTCCCCTACGAGGCGGAACGCCTCGGAACTGGAGACGAGAGTAGCGACGGTCCGAGTGCAGCGCGTGCGAATCTCGATTCCAACACCGGTGATCTCAGCGACCGATTCGTGATCGCTATCAAACAGTATATCCCCGGGAAGTATCTGAACGGTCTCATGTACATCACTCCCGTCTGGATGGGAATCTTGGAGGTACTCGAAGTGGCGATGATACTCGGGACCGGTCTACTGTGGGTTGGAACCGAGTTCGTCTGGTGGAGGCAGGATAGATGA
- a CDS encoding ArsR family transcriptional regulator — translation MTANELVNRCGILQSTLYRSLDVLGLAALLRERDKTNPSGGQTTYCKRAFDDVLISVEETGVFSVTVEYGSQTTDERIADIWLMIEDEL, via the coding sequence ATGACCGCCAACGAACTCGTCAATAGATGCGGAATTCTCCAATCGACGCTGTATCGGTCATTAGACGTCCTCGGCTTGGCCGCGCTTCTCAGAGAACGGGACAAGACTAACCCTAGCGGCGGTCAAACCACCTACTGCAAACGCGCTTTCGACGATGTCCTGATTTCGGTAGAAGAGACTGGTGTATTCTCCGTAACTGTCGAATACGGTTCCCAGACCACCGACGAACGAATCGCAGACATCTGGTTGATGATAGAAGACGAACTATGA
- a CDS encoding plastocyanin/azurin family copper-binding protein, translating to MASLAGCTSSGTEGDSSDSTSKSQQTTSSSNETTGNSNTVLMVTEGSQYYFDPIGLFVETGDTVSFKIRSGNHSATAYQKGNGPASVTRIPDGAQAFDSGTLSERGATFQHTFETTGTFDYYCIPHKTLGMVGRIVVGKPRGPAEENMPPDGNVPKSGTIVDNGLVSYSEFSR from the coding sequence GTGGCAAGCCTCGCAGGATGCACCAGTTCTGGCACTGAGGGCGACAGCAGTGACTCAACGAGCAAATCGCAACAGACGACCAGTAGCTCTAATGAGACGACCGGGAACTCAAATACGGTGCTGATGGTCACCGAAGGAAGTCAGTATTACTTCGACCCCATCGGATTGTTCGTTGAAACGGGCGATACCGTCTCGTTCAAGATTCGGAGCGGGAACCACTCCGCAACGGCGTATCAGAAAGGGAACGGTCCCGCTTCGGTGACCCGTATCCCGGACGGAGCACAAGCCTTTGATAGCGGAACTCTGAGCGAACGGGGGGCGACCTTCCAGCACACGTTCGAGACGACCGGGACGTTCGATTACTACTGTATCCCACACAAAACTCTGGGTATGGTCGGCCGAATAGTCGTTGGAAAACCAAGAGGTCCAGCTGAGGAAAACATGCCGCCAGACGGAAATGTGCCAAAAAGCGGAACAATCGTCGATAACGGTCTGGTTTCCTACAGCGAATTTAGTAGGTAA
- a CDS encoding helix-turn-helix domain-containing protein — translation MYEVLDDTAAQIILAIENGDSIRRVAQHLHTPYETVRQATNRLEDAGYVSYDDGLSVVDERVRDAARELVAASAGVSPPSIEETYVIPQFGDWPFSFTRIDAVYVWTQGGYQVGRKPNDYPLFLAVREQDVDDWEVFFESFDLPTAFERQPRDKLDGPLQIVLEPRPSLNVNHVEGYPVIPRAETIEYMRENYAQFQSALAMLDRMYEDLDLGVTYRETERAQI, via the coding sequence ATGTACGAGGTACTCGATGACACGGCGGCGCAAATCATCCTCGCCATCGAGAATGGTGACTCCATCCGTCGTGTCGCACAACACCTCCATACGCCGTACGAGACGGTGAGACAGGCCACCAATCGGCTCGAAGACGCAGGCTACGTCAGCTATGACGACGGCCTCTCCGTCGTCGACGAGCGCGTGAGAGACGCCGCACGTGAGCTCGTCGCTGCCAGCGCCGGCGTCAGTCCGCCCTCGATTGAAGAGACCTACGTCATCCCACAGTTCGGAGACTGGCCGTTCAGCTTCACGCGGATCGACGCCGTCTACGTATGGACCCAAGGCGGCTACCAGGTCGGTCGCAAGCCCAACGACTATCCGCTGTTCCTTGCTGTCCGCGAGCAAGACGTCGACGACTGGGAGGTGTTTTTCGAGTCGTTCGACCTCCCCACCGCATTCGAGCGACAACCCCGAGACAAGTTGGACGGACCGCTACAGATCGTCCTTGAGCCACGCCCGTCACTCAACGTCAATCACGTCGAAGGGTACCCAGTGATCCCGAGAGCTGAGACGATCGAGTATATGCGCGAGAACTACGCCCAGTTCCAGTCAGCGCTGGCGATGCTTGACCGGATGTACGAAGACCTTGACCTCGGTGTCACGTATCGAGAGACGGAACGGGCACAGATATGA
- a CDS encoding iron transporter, which translates to MVGTGTLGEIRVGLMYSYPHRFWMVEKENGEYVTNQVKIRQEDSVHLMAIPWDGETGTVLPNTGLSVEITRDGELMSEEVISPMLSQRMGFHYGANFSLDGDGTYDVTANVGGVSIPRYGSFEGKFSSAAQTTVSFEFSKRELNDVPYQLLRDKQGQRGAVKPMKMEMIPTGYAPDSLPGTPLGWGTSGDAVFLGSVVEAERFGSGPYLALSARTPHNGFVIPGIALSASIDDSDPVELSPALDPELNFHYSATVDDLSADSAVEEPSMSRRKSLGTRGTRQRSRGCLRLNSSSDTSLSVALSPHHCKKEPGWLRRFVRVPENFDEPLHEVLIGYRVTVHANLADPRVSVLSGFVPFPVEPHRFFIAFESQFGDGELQGERFFVFLVPMSATGFDRLSVVERTRSVPTVERGPRPEPVSNGSLDWVERFRPTVRIQELGGVDDDLDGLVLG; encoded by the coding sequence ATGGTCGGGACAGGCACACTCGGTGAGATAAGGGTCGGGCTGATGTACTCGTACCCACACCGATTTTGGATGGTAGAGAAAGAGAACGGCGAGTACGTCACGAACCAAGTGAAGATTCGACAGGAGGATTCGGTGCATCTGATGGCGATCCCGTGGGACGGTGAAACAGGGACGGTTCTCCCCAACACCGGGCTCTCCGTTGAGATAACGCGCGACGGCGAATTGATGAGCGAGGAGGTCATCTCCCCGATGCTCTCTCAGCGAATGGGCTTTCACTACGGTGCGAACTTCTCGCTCGACGGTGATGGCACGTACGACGTCACAGCCAACGTCGGCGGCGTCAGTATCCCGCGGTACGGTTCCTTTGAGGGGAAGTTCAGTTCGGCCGCTCAGACCACTGTCTCGTTCGAGTTCTCCAAACGCGAGCTGAACGACGTTCCGTATCAGCTATTGCGAGACAAGCAGGGCCAGCGCGGAGCGGTGAAGCCGATGAAAATGGAGATGATACCGACCGGATATGCCCCCGACTCGCTTCCGGGCACACCGCTCGGATGGGGAACTAGCGGGGACGCCGTGTTCCTCGGAAGCGTCGTCGAAGCCGAGCGGTTCGGTTCCGGTCCGTACCTCGCTCTCTCCGCCCGCACACCACACAACGGCTTCGTTATCCCCGGAATAGCGCTATCAGCGTCCATCGACGATTCCGATCCCGTCGAACTCTCTCCGGCGCTCGACCCCGAACTCAATTTCCACTACAGCGCAACCGTCGACGACCTCTCTGCTGATAGCGCGGTAGAGGAACCGTCGATGTCCCGCCGCAAGTCGCTCGGCACGAGGGGTACGAGACAGCGTTCTCGCGGATGCCTGCGTTTGAACTCGAGTAGCGATACATCGCTCTCTGTGGCGCTTTCTCCTCATCACTGTAAAAAAGAACCCGGATGGTTACGTCGATTCGTTCGTGTCCCCGAGAACTTCGATGAGCCTCTCCACGAGGTCCTGATCGGATACCGCGTTACCGTACACGCGAACCTTGCTGACCCCCGAGTATCCGTGCTCTCCGGATTTGTCCCGTTCCCAGTAGAGCCACACCGCTTCTTCATCGCCTTCGAGTCCCAGTTCGGCGACGGGGAACTCCAGGGAGAGCGATTTTTCGTTTTCTTGGTCCCCATGTCCGCTACTGGTTTCGACCGTCTCTCCGTCGTTGAGCGGACGCGCTCCGTTCCCACCGTCGAGCGCGGTCCACGACCCGAGCCGGTATCGAACGGGTCTCTCGACTGGGTCGAACGTTTCCGTCCTACCGTCCGAATTCAAGAACTGGGAGGGGTAGACGACGACCTCGACGGACTCGTGCTTGGCTAA
- a CDS encoding tyrosine-type recombinase/integrase, protein MTDDDSEVSQAVDRYLRSSGDSDQYRHTAETVLEQFTVWLRRRDFETFDSFENDGEQILRRYADRLNQRVEANGIAASTAQMYYNVVSGFLGYCVRDGVLSQNPALTDRAREPLPRDDEDRTQQFWTPEVRQKLVEYTNDRAYESIEEDGLDATQAVQDRAFIHVLAYTGVRGAEVFRVSGDDRSGRQGLTWERVDTDSWTLRVWGKSQSWEDVSVLEQARKAIQQWKRVQDSPIDEWPVFPTGHAPSKYAAVRNARDDADTLLDDGDVDEVLYELEIAPPAITTHGARRVLARIAEGAGVDVDGEKPKLHGARRGLGDALFREDRGLASDILRHSSLSVTKEAYSHIDASERGETASRLLDE, encoded by the coding sequence GTGACCGACGATGACTCCGAGGTCTCCCAAGCTGTTGACCGCTACCTGCGTTCGAGTGGCGACTCCGATCAGTACCGCCACACTGCCGAGACGGTCCTCGAACAGTTCACCGTCTGGCTCCGACGTCGCGATTTCGAGACCTTCGACTCCTTCGAGAACGATGGCGAGCAGATCCTTCGCCGGTATGCCGACCGGCTGAATCAGCGCGTCGAGGCAAATGGAATCGCGGCATCAACGGCACAGATGTACTATAACGTCGTCAGTGGGTTTCTTGGCTACTGTGTTCGCGACGGCGTCCTCTCACAGAACCCGGCACTCACTGATCGTGCTCGTGAGCCTTTGCCTCGCGACGATGAAGACCGAACCCAGCAATTCTGGACGCCCGAAGTCCGTCAGAAGCTCGTCGAATACACGAACGACCGCGCGTACGAATCTATCGAAGAAGATGGTCTCGATGCAACGCAGGCCGTTCAGGACCGCGCGTTCATCCACGTTCTCGCGTACACAGGTGTCCGAGGGGCGGAGGTCTTCCGGGTGAGTGGTGACGATCGCTCGGGCCGACAAGGACTCACCTGGGAACGCGTGGATACGGACTCGTGGACGCTCCGCGTGTGGGGGAAGTCGCAATCGTGGGAGGACGTCTCTGTACTTGAACAGGCTCGTAAGGCAATACAGCAGTGGAAGCGTGTTCAAGATTCTCCGATCGACGAGTGGCCGGTGTTCCCGACCGGGCACGCGCCGTCGAAGTACGCTGCGGTCCGTAACGCTCGCGACGACGCCGACACGCTTCTTGACGACGGCGACGTCGACGAGGTTCTCTATGAACTCGAGATTGCTCCGCCGGCGATTACGACTCACGGAGCTCGTCGAGTTCTCGCGCGGATTGCTGAGGGCGCTGGCGTCGACGTCGACGGCGAGAAACCGAAGCTGCATGGTGCTCGTCGCGGCCTCGGGGATGCGTTGTTCCGGGAAGATCGAGGACTAGCGTCCGATATCCTTCGGCATTCCAGTCTCTCAGTGACAAAAGAGGCGTACTCGCACATCGACGCTTCAGAGCGCGGTGAGACCGCTAGTCGGCTCCTCGACGAGTAG
- a CDS encoding ParA family protein, which produces MSDTNTSRITVANQKGGAGKTTDVIHTGGALAARGYDVLLVDIDYHGGLTCSLGYSDLYYDTDRTTLFDVFDFDQMEAVNDIIVEHEEFDILPASEKLANNKNIQTLLEAPKSRERLGMTLDKLEMDYDYIVVDTPPSLNVLTDNALVATGNVIIPVLPEKLNANSLRIFAKQLQSLEPAYGDVNRLAIVCNRVEQNAEHRSTIEEIQSAYSLPVFEIPKRTDLSQSIGEGVSIFGFSKENKRVEDARALFNDIADLLDETFEKTPPTEVEA; this is translated from the coding sequence ATGAGCGACACGAACACTTCACGAATTACCGTAGCGAATCAGAAAGGAGGTGCGGGGAAAACAACGGACGTCATCCACACTGGCGGCGCACTTGCCGCGCGAGGATACGACGTACTCCTCGTCGATATCGACTACCACGGTGGGCTCACATGCTCACTTGGCTACAGTGACCTGTACTACGATACTGATCGGACCACGCTCTTCGACGTGTTCGACTTTGATCAGATGGAGGCTGTGAACGATATCATCGTCGAGCACGAAGAATTCGATATTCTCCCCGCCAGTGAGAAGCTCGCGAACAACAAGAACATCCAGACGCTGCTCGAAGCGCCTAAGAGCCGGGAGCGTCTGGGAATGACTCTTGACAAACTCGAGATGGACTACGACTACATCGTCGTCGACACTCCACCGTCCCTCAATGTTCTCACCGACAATGCCCTCGTCGCGACGGGGAACGTTATCATCCCAGTACTCCCTGAGAAACTCAACGCCAATAGTCTCCGAATTTTTGCGAAACAGCTCCAGTCCCTCGAACCAGCCTATGGTGACGTCAACCGCCTCGCTATCGTATGCAACCGGGTTGAACAGAACGCCGAACATCGAAGTACGATCGAGGAAATCCAGTCAGCCTACTCGCTACCTGTATTCGAGATCCCAAAGCGGACGGACCTATCACAATCGATTGGTGAAGGCGTATCGATCTTCGGCTTCAGCAAGGAGAACAAGCGGGTCGAAGACGCCCGCGCGCTATTCAACGATATCGCCGATCTACTTGACGAGACCTTCGAGAAAACCCCGCCGACGGAGGTGGAAGCATGA